A part of Manduca sexta isolate Smith_Timp_Sample1 chromosome 10, JHU_Msex_v1.0, whole genome shotgun sequence genomic DNA contains:
- the LOC115454899 gene encoding uncharacterized protein LOC115454899, protein MMTMSVIVLHFYVYSFNTIWLVFVRYRERHDLVAATVIFSLCMCSEVSLIKLGFIAFNSDKVQTIVDRFLECDAHVIPGTRYYNNIMKTLRIVKRRAVGYWVTIVMIGIIYNSTPLFRSGRHLSEDLFVIYGLEPAMASPNYEISNLLMTVASIFDCFTVASTSGFVIILVGYVEANMLSLSVEIKDIWNDAVADKREKKEYQHFKNQPMKTVNMYVKRRLVNIIERHKANINLLSDVEHLFRIPIGAGFLCQSISLVAELLGGIKKTYLEIPFALIQITMDCYIGQKVMDASLIFEKAVYNCKWEKFDNSNMKLMLTILQNSQKTMRLSAGGMATMSFSCLATVLNTIYSTYTALYPKIRKNTRRN, encoded by the exons ATGATGACGATGTCAGTAATTGTATTACATTTCTACGTGTATTCATTCAACACGATTTGGTTGGTGTTCGTGAGGTATAGAGAGAGACACGATCTGGTGGCAGCCACGGTCATCTTCTCGCTTTGCATGTGTAGCGAAGTATCTCTCATCAAGTTGGGATTCATAGCctttaatag TGACAAAGTACAAACGATAGTAGATCGTTTTTTAGAATGTGACGCACATGTGATTCCCGGCActcgatattataataatataatgaaaactCTGAGAATCGTGAAGCGACGCGCTGTTGGGTACTGGGTGACGATCGTGATGATTGGGATTATTTATAACAGCACCCCGTTATTTAGGTCAGGACGACATCTATCTGAGGACCTGTTTGTGATTTACG GTCTCGAACCAGCGATGGCATCACCAAATtatgaaatttcaaatttattaatgacAGTCGCTTCGATTTTCGACTGTTTTACTGTCGCCAGCACTAGCGGCTTCGTAATAATACTAGTAGGTTATGTGGAAGCTAACATGTTATCATTATCCGTAGAAATCAAAGATATATGGAATGACGCTGTAGCTGATAAAAGAGAGAAGAAAGAGTACCAACATTTCAAAAACCAACCgatgaaaacagtaaatatgtATGTGAAACGTCGTCTCGTTAACATTATTGAAAGACAtaaggcaaatataaatttgttgagCGATGTAGAACATCTTTTCCGAATTCCAATTGGTGCAGGGTTTTTATGTCAAAGCATATCTCTCGTAGCGGAATTGCTTggaggaataaaaaaaacttatctgGAGATACCATTCGCGCTAATTCAGATCACCATGGACTGTTATATCGGCCAGAAGGTTATGGACGCCAGTTTGATCTTTGAGAAAGCGGTATACAATTGCAAATGGGAGAAGTTCGACAATTCTAATATGAAGTTGATGCTGACGATCCTTCAGAATTCTCAGAAGACGATGAGGTTGTCTGCCGGAGGAATGGCGACCATGAGCTTTAGTTGTCTTGCGACTGTGCTTAATACCATTTACTCCACGTATACTGCGTTGTACccaaaaatacgtaaaaatacCAGAAGGAATTAA
- the LOC115452162 gene encoding F-box/LRR-repeat protein 15 — protein sequence MNMKRNTELFDLYWEDILVSKVLPHLTIRDCFNFRCVSKTCLQIINMYFAKLKSLKLMNKGFSPHTFGVFAVSCKRLTILNLSRCTTVNDTDLIPMLLQNQNLTSLNLSQCGNLSAKCLQPVILYCNNLKTLKLARCSWLTTGAMEALALHQCMLEDVDLSYCGLISENCILIFIKKFRHLKTLNLEGNKQVTDKSLYAISKYSTSLKLLNLGGCNDITDKGVRALALHSPKLEGLLVRGCQKVTENSLKLMRNRVHLDRRPVEPMPIPIYVQI from the exons ATGAACATGAAGAGAAATACGGAGCTATTCGATTTATATTGGGAGGATATACTGGTGTCTAAAGTTCTGCCGCATTTAACTATCAGggattgttttaattttcgcTGCGTCTCAAAAACCTGCTTGCAAATCATAAACATGTATTTTGCAAAGTTGAAGTCATTAAAACTGATGAATAAGGGTTTTTCGCCGCACACGTTTGGC GTATTCGCAGTTTCTTGTAAAAGACTAACAATATTAAATCTGAGTCGATGCACGACTGTGAACGACACAGATCTTATCCCGATGTTACTGCAGAATCAGAATTTGACAAGCCTTAATTTGAGCCAATGTGGGAATCTGTCAGCAAAATGTTTACAGCCAGTGATTCTGTACTGCAACAATTTGAAGACTCTGAAACTGGCCAGGTGTTCCTGGTTGACCACAGGGGCTATGGAGGCTCTTGCTCTTCACCAGTGCATGCTGGAAGACGTTGATCTCTCGTACTGCGGTCTGATATCTGAAAACTGCATACTTATATTCATAAAGAAATTCAGGCATTTGAAAACCCTCAACTTGGAGGGGAACAAGCAGGTGACAGACAAGAGTCTGTATGCAATATCTAAGTACAGTACGTCACTGAAGCTTCTTAATTTAGGAGGATGTAATGATATTACTGACAAGGGAGTGAG GGCCCTAGCGCTCCACAGTCCGAAGCTGGAAGGTCTGCTGGTCCGTGGATGTCAAAAAGTGACAGAGAACAGCCTGAAGCTGATGCGGAACAGGGTCCACCTGGACAGGAGGCCTGTAGAACCCATGCCCATACCTATATATgtgcaaatttaa